Proteins from a genomic interval of Trichoderma breve strain T069 chromosome 2, whole genome shotgun sequence:
- a CDS encoding gti1/Pac2 family domain-containing protein, with protein MASEKMETYHGYVRTPADAIKLFEACRLGLLPRVQRRLSEKERQSIRSGSVFVWDEREAGMRRWTDGKSWSASRVSGSFLTYREMEGKRGGGFGGSRRGNGKTPESGRGSDEDHDDGEPEGYRYKADGLMKQSFSITTSTGQHLHLISYYSRPQPGQPELPQPTTDPNLRAIVPVKGMYPESSMGETNQTPALTRAPMQQPPYMIAPQHHPPHPAHQPYATHYAQPGYAWPPSPVATPPYAHYAPAPYSHPPPGHHLPAPYHPQGPPPPHHAYAPPPPPAQAAPPPSHHYQHAPAPYDRPPSYERPALPPLQNAPRPAAPLPPYPSQQYSQGPTPPRIHDSPHQQTLQAAAQAAIGDSRNMSDKKPQGPLPALGAIANGPLAPAHSGLHTPPTRTLSSSPPQSSHLEVHSTNSNKASLSVLLHPTTSSNSETGANGSAHSSPRTSNVALAEKGGASEDTRALRMLDRKFCI; from the coding sequence ATGGCttcggagaagatggagacgtaCCATGGATACGTACGGACTCCGGCggatgccatcaagctgTTCGAAGCTTGTCGGCTAGGCCTTCTACCTCGAGTTCAGCGTCGACTAtcagaaaaggaaagacaatCCATCCGATCCGGTTCAGTTTTCGTATGGGATGAGCGGGAAGCAGGCATGAGGCGATGGACCGATGGAAAGTCATGGAGTGCCAGCAGAGTATcaggcagcttcttgacctACCGCGAAATGGAGGGCAAGCGAGGCGGTGGCTTTGGTGGAAGCAGACGAGGGAACGGCAAGACTCCTGAATCCGGCCGCGGCAGTGACGAGGATCACGACGATGGCGAACCAGAGGGGTACCGATACAAGGCAGATGGTCTCATGAAGCAGTCGTTCAGCATAACAACTTCGACCGGCCAGCATCTCCACCTCATCTCCTACTACTCTCGACCCCAGCCCGGACAGCCCGAGCTCCCTCAGCCAACCACCGACCCCAACCTGCGAGCAATTGTTCCTGTCAAGGGCATGTATCCCGAGTCAAGCATGGGCGAGACGAACCAAACACCGGCACTCACCAGGGCGCCGATGCAGCAGCCTCCCTACATGATTGCTCCTCAGCATCACCCTCCTCACCCGGCTCACCAGCCATACGCAACTCATTACGCGCAGCCAGGATATGCGTGGCCTCCATCGCCAGTTGCGACACCTCCATATGCCCATTACGCTCCGGCCCCTTACTCTCATCCTCCCCCCGGCCACCATCTCCCGGCTCCATACCATCCCCAAGGACCTCCTCCGCCACACCATGCGTATGCGCCGCCTCCACCTCCGGCACAAGCGGCACCACCGCCGTCACATCACTACCAGCATGCCCCGGCTCCTTACGATCGCCCTCCGTCTTACGAGCGCCCTGCCCTGCCGCCTCTGCAAAACGCCCCAAGGCCTGCTGCTCCACTACCTCCGTACCCTAGCCAGCAGTATTCACAGGGACCGACGCCGCCCCGTATTCACGATTCTCCTCACCAACAGACCTTGCAGGCTGCCGCGCAAGCTGCTATTGGAGACTCACGAAACATGTCCGACAAGAAGCCCCAAGGACCCCTTCCAGCTCTGGGTGCTATTGCCAACGGCCCTCTTGCTCCAGCCCACAGCGGACTGCACACCCCTCCTACGCGGACACTGAGCTCGAGCCCGCCGCAAAGCTCTCACCTGGAGGTCCACAGCACGAACAGCAACAAGGCTAGCCTCTCTGTACTTTTGCACCCGACGACCTCTTCAAACTCAGAGACTGGCGCAAATGGCAGCGCGCACAGCAGCCCAAGGACATCAAACGTTGCTCTTGCGGAAAAGGGAGGCGCAAGTGAAGATACTCGTGCCCTAAGGATGCTTGATCGCAAGTTCTGTATCTGA
- a CDS encoding tRNA synthetases class II (D, K and n) domain-containing protein — protein sequence MSHPLSLFARRYRPCRLPYRRSYSVRIPGDDGQGLRDIKTVADLKEWQPGRLVSDVQLCGWVRSVRKSSSVRFVDITDGSSMRPVQAVVDKSLAADIRPGAAVRLTGVWHSSSSSSKPPPSVESQGGKLARSSVADQPSSSDMHEQEAAAQSAGADQGPAPTTAELRVSEVEILGSSDPQTYPIQNKYQTPESLRAISHLRPRTPINSTLLRLRSDAMALLSQFFFQQRFQQTHPPIITSSDCEGAGEAFTVKSGGTTEFFRDPKYLTVSSQLHLEALAQALGNVWTLSPTFRAEQSDTSRHLSEFYMLEAEMSFVQDMDEVMDLAQRMLASLASGLKRLSAAQELEKHRLDSRDPAERLAFEDLVDPKELQQRWRGLTSPKRWPRVTYTEAIEILQPVAHMFEHKPVWGSGLQSEHEKYLAEKIGYDEETDAFLPIFVTQYPQEIKAFYMLQSESPPPQGQTVDCFDLLVPNLGELAGGSMREHRLAQLEDNMRLHGLEVPTQRKARSSDMGWYLDLRRWGCPPHGGFGLGFDRLLSYLTGVPNVRDVVPFPRHFERCDC from the exons ATGTCTCATCCGCTCAGCCTATTTGCCAGACGATATCGGCCCTGCCGTCTTCCCTATCGGCGAAGCTATTCGGTGCGCATCCCTGGTGACGACGGGCAGGGTCTTCGGGACATCAAGACGGTGGCAGACCTGAAAGAATGGCAGCCTGGACGCCTTGTCTCGGATGTGCAGCTTTGCGGCTGGGTTAGATCAGTTCGCAAAAGCTCTAGCGTGCGCTTCGTTGACATCACAGACGGCTCATCAATGAGACCTGTGCAGGCCGTCGTGGATAAGAGTCTGGCAGCAGA TATTCGCCCTGGTGCAGCCGTCCGCCTCACAGGCGTATGGCATAGtagctcctcttcctctaaACCACCGCCCAGCGTAGAATCTCAAGGAGGCAAGCTTGCCCGTAGCTCGGTTGCAGACCAGCCAAGTTCGAGTGATATGCATGAGCAagaggctgctgctcaatCTGCTGGAGCAGACCAAGGCCCGGCACCGACTACAGCTGAGCTACGGGTCAGCGAGGTGGAAATTCTCGGCTCGTCCGACCCCCAA ACATATCCCATTCAAAACAAATATCAGACGCCAGAGAGCCTGCGCGCAATATCGCATCTCCGTCCGCGAACTCCCATCAACTCAACACTCCTTCGACTGAGGTCGGATGCCATGGCCCTCCTAAGCCAATTCTTTTTTCAACAAAGATTTCAGCAAACCCACCCCCCAATCATCACCTCATCAGATTGCGAGGGTGCCGGCGAAGCATTTACTGTCAAGAGCGGTGGAACGACCGAATTCTTCAGAGACCCCAAGTATCTCACTGTCTCATCACAGCTGCATTTGGAGGCTCTAGCTCAAGCACTCGGAAATGTTTGGACTCTATCACCGACGTTCCGGGCCGAACAGAGTGATACCTCTCGGCATCTGAGCGAGTTTTATATGCTTGAAGCTGAAATGAGCTTCGTGCAAGACATGGATGAGGTTATGGACCTCGCCCAAAGAATGTTGGCGTCGCTTGCCAGCGGACTCAAGCGGCTCAGTGCCGCCCAAGAACTCGAAAAGCATCGGCTTGACTCCAGAGACCCGGCAGAACGCCTGGCATTCGAAGACCTTGTAGATCCcaaggagctgcagcagcgatGGAGGGGTCTGACGTCGCCGAAGAGATGGCCACGAGTGACGTACACGGAGGCCATCGAAATCCTTCAGCCTGTAGCCCACATGTTTGAACACAAGCCTGTATGGGGATCGGGACTCCAGTCGGAACATGAAAAGTATCTTGCTGAAAAAATCGGATACGACGAAGAGACCGACGCGTTTCTGCCCATTTTTGTCACCCAATACCCGCAGGAGATCAAGGCCTTCTACATGCTTCAGTCCGAGTCCCCGCCACCTCAGGGGCAGACTGTCGACTGCTTCGATCTCCTAGTCCCCAATCTCGGAGAGCTTGCGGGAGGATCCATGAGAGAGCACCGGCTTGCCCAACTCGAGGACAATATGCGCCTTCATGGTCTAGAGGTCCCGACACAGCGGAAAGCCAGATCCAGCGACATGGGGTGGTACCTAGATCTGAGACGCTGGGGCTGTCCCCCCCATGGAGGGTTCGGCCTTGGGTTTGATCGCCTGCTGAGTTATCTCACTGGTGTACCCAACGTGCGTGACGTGGTGCCATTTCCGCGCCATTTCGAGCGCTGCGATTGCTAA
- a CDS encoding sec23/Sec24 trunk domain-containing protein, whose product MDYTQYHALGHGEPLDPNDPNKTSAPAAPQFQPPVPPSPYAPQSPYGAPQYGHQAPMGMPPPSTPGYGPPQGQSYPGSPLPSQDGALAAQFGGMNLGADAGGAAARRKKKDRHAYHSVEPTGSSQAFNGMPPGTPAEQFLNVNSPRGIPALGQFGSPLASPMGTPQMANPGQFPAPASPFTPANPISQAEFASRFGSGPTDAATPIGAAGASQVSAEDMPSIPAARDAIQEHFNKNVYPTFERHVPPPATTSFVAFDQGNASPKYTRLTLNNIPTTSEGLHSTGLPLGMLIQPLAPLQAGEAEIPVLDFGEAGPPRCRRCRAYINPFMMFRSGGNKFVCNLCSYPNDTPPEYFCAISPQGVRLDRDQRAELHRGTVEFVVPKEYWTREPVGLRWLFVIDVTQESYNKGFMETFCEGILAALYGGNDEEKDENSEPKRRIPEGAKVGFITYDKDIHFYNINPNLDQAHMMIMPDLEDPFLPLGEGLFVDPYESKAIITSLLTRLPEMFSDIKNPEPALLATLNAAVAALEATGGKIVCSGSSLSTWGPGRLFMRDDGNHPGGEMDKKMYTTEHPAWKKVAEKMASSGIGVDFFLAAPSGGYLDIATVGHVAATTGGETFYFPNFIAPRDGAKLSMEITHAITRETGYQGLMKVRCSNGLQVSAYHGNFIQHTFGADLEIGVIDADKALGVSFSYDGKLDPKLDAHFQTALLYTAASGQRRVRCSNVIASVSDTSKESSTKEQAIRQCLKFVDQDAVVGILAKEAGTKLATTSSNLLDVRNWLTERTIDIMAYYKKHSANQFPPSQLVMPERLKEFCMYMLGLLKCRAFKGGIENSDRRVHDMRMVRSMGALELNLYLYPRMIALHNLQPEEGFADPETGHLKMPPSVRTSFSRVEPGGVYLVDNGQQCLLWFHSQTSPNLITDLFGEGHDTLKSLDVYTSSLPVLETHLSAQVRNIIEFLKSMRGSKGMTIQLARQGLDGAEYEFARMLVEDRNNEAKSYVDWLVHIHRGVQLELSGQRKKEGEGEATAVMANFAGLRPSYW is encoded by the exons ATGGATTACACCCAGTACCACGCCCTGGGCCACGGCGAGCCCCTCGACCCCAACGATCCCAACAAGACATCCGCTCCGGCCGCTCCTCAGTTCCAGCCTCCCGTCCCTCCTTCGCCGTATGCCCCCCAGAGCCCTTATGGCGCTCCTCAATATGGCCACCAAGCTCCCATGGGCATGCCACCTCCGTCCACTCCCGGTTACGGACCGCCACAGGGCCAAAGCTATCCCGGGTCTCCATTGCCATCGCAAGATGGTGCCCTGGCGGCGCAGTTTGGCGGGATGAACCTGGGCGCGGATGCGGGGGGTGCTGCTgcgagaaggaagaagaaggacaggCACGCGTACCATAGCGTGGAGCCGACGGGCTCGTCACAAGCTTTCAATGGCATGCCGCCGGGGACTCCTGCCGAGCAGTTCCTCAATGTCAACAGCCCACGGGGCATTCCGGCTCTGGGGCAGTTTGGAAGTCCTCTGGCCAGTCCCATGGGCACGCCTCAGATGGCCAATCCCGGCCAGTTCCCAGCGCCCGCCTCTCCATTCACCCCCGCGAACCCCATATCGCAAGCCGAATTCGCATCGAGGTTTGGCTCTGGCCCCACCGATGCCGCTACACCTATAGGCGCAGCTGGTGCCAGTCAGGTCTCGGCGGAGGACATGCCAAGCATACCGGCTGCCAGGGACGCGATCCAGGAGCACTTCAACAAGAACGTATACCCGACCTTTGAGCGCCATGTTCCTCCACCTGCGACAACATCGTTTGTTGCTTTCGACCAAGGCAATGCCTCCCCCAAATATACCCGACTCACACTGAACAACATCCCAACTACGTCCGAGGGCCTACACTCAACTGGCTTGCCCCTGGGCATGCTCATTCAGCCTTTGGCTCCCCTTCAGGCCGGAGAGGCAGAAATCCCTGTTCTTGActttggagaagctggcccgCCACGTTGTcgaagatgccgagcttACATCAACCCGTTCATGATGTTCCGATCTGGCGGCAACAAGTTTGTGTGCAACCTTTGCTCATACCCCAACGATACACCACCAGAGTATTTTTGCGCCATCAGTCCCCAGGGAGTGCGCCTAGACAGAGACCAGCGTGCAGAACTTCACCGAGGCACCGTTGAGTTTGTTGTTCCCAAGGAGTACTGGACCAGGGAGCCTGTTGGCCTCCGATGGTTGTTTGTCATCGACGTCACCCAGGAGTCATACAATAAGGGCTTCATGGAGACGTTCTGTGAAGGCATTCTTGCGGCCCTGTATGGaggcaatgatgaagaaaaggatgaaaaCAGTGAGCCAAAGCGAAGGATACCCGAAGGAGCCAAGGTCGGCTTCATCACATACGACAAGGACATTCACTTTTACAACATCAAC CCGAATCTTGACCAAGCGCATATGATGATCATGCCAGACTTGGAAGACCCCTTCCTCCCTCTCGGCGAAGGACTCTTCGTCGACCCTTATGAGTCAAAGGCTATCATCACCTCTCTCTTAACCCGCCTTCCCGAGATGTTTTCCGACATTAAAAACCCCGAGCCTGCCCTCCTTGCCACCCTCAACGCCGCTGTAGCCGCGCTTGAGGCCACTGGAGGTAAAATCGTGTGCTCTGGCTCTAGCTTATCAACCTGGGGTCCTGGTAGATTGTTCATGCGCGATGACGGTAACCATCCTGGTGGCGAGATGGATAAGAAGATGTACACGACGGAGCATCCTGCGTGGAAGAAGGTGGCCGAAAAGATGGCTTCGTCGGGAATTGGTGTCGACTTCTTCCTTGCTGCGCCGTCTGGCGGCTATCTTGACATTGCCACAGTAGGACATGTTGCTGCCACGACCGGTGGCGAGACCTTTTACTTCCCCAACTTCATCGCTCCGCGGGATGGTGCCAAGTTGTCGATGGAGATTACACATGCCATTACCCGAGAAACGGGCTACCAGGGATTGATGAAGGTGCGCTGCTCTAATGGACTGCAAGTATCCGCATACCACGGCAACTTTATCCAGCACACCTTTGGCGCCGACTTGGAAATCGGCGTCATCGATGCGGACAAGGCTCTCGGTGTATCATTTAGCTACGACGGCAAACTGGATCCGAAGCTGGATGCCCATTTCCAGACTGCTCTCCTTTACACAGCTGCTTCCGGGCAACGACGTGTGCGATGCTCCAACGTTATTGCTAGCGTTAGCGATACTTCTAAAGAATCCAGCACCAAGGAGCAGGCTATTCGACAGTGCTTGAAGTTTGTCGACCAAGATGCCGTTGTTGGTATcttggcaaaggaggccGGCACCAAGCTCGCAACCACGTCGAGCAACCTCCTGGACGTCCGGAACTGGCTGACAGAGCGAACAATTGACATCATGGCCTATTACAAGAAACACTCGGCTAACCAATTTCCGCCAAGCCAGCTTGTTATGCCCGAAAGGCTCAAGGAATTCTGCATGTACATGCTGGGCCTCTTGAAGTGCAGGGCTTTCAAGGGCGGTATCGAGAATTCGGATCGGAGAGTCCACGACATGCGCATGGTTCGAAGCATGGGCGCATTGGAGCTCAACCTGTATCTCTACCCCAGAATGATTGCTCTTCACAATCTCCAGCCCGAAGAAGGCTTTGCCGACCCCGAAACTGGCCACCTCAAGATGCCTCCCTCGGTCCGAACATCATTCTCGCGTGTCGAGCCCGGTGGTGTCTATCTGGTTGATAACGGACAGCAGTGCTTGCTCTGGTTCCACTCACAGACATCGCCGAACTTGATAACTGACCTCTTTGGCGAGGGTCACGACACACTCAAGAGCTTGGATGTCTATACGTCTTCACTGCCAGTTTTGGAAACTCATCTCAGTGCACAAGTCCGCAACATTATCGAGTTCCTAAAGTCTATGAGAGGATCAAAGGGCATGACGATACAGTTGGCGCGCCAGGGACTTGACGGAGCTGAATACGAGTTTGCTCGGATGCTGGTTGAGGATCGAAACAATGAGGCGAAGAGCTACGTCGACTGGCTTGTGCACATTCACCGGGGAGTTCAGCTCGAG TTGAGCGGAcaacgaaagaaagaaggtgaGGGCGAGGCAACGGCCGTAATGGCCAACTTTGCGGGACTGAGGCCGTCCTATTGGTAA
- a CDS encoding linker histone h1 and h5 family domain-containing protein: MPPKKTEGAAPKAKSGAAHASYQDMITDAILNLKDRNGSSRQSLKKYVKANNTLNVSDNMFDSLFNKALKAGVEKGIFAQPKGPSGGTKLAKKKPEAKKAAAPKKEKDATAKKATTTKKAAAPKKAKEGAEKKEKKEKKEGAATKKAAAPKKATATAKKTKEAPAKPEKPETVLTKTKSGRVAKAQKPAATKKAAPKKAAAPKKEKAAAAAPAAAAATKA; encoded by the exons ATGCCTCCCAAGAAGACCGAAGGTGCTGCCCCCAAGGCCAAGTCTGGCGCTGCCCACGCCAGCTACCAG GACATGATTACGGATGCCATTCTCAAT CTCAAGGATCGCAATGGCTCTAG CCGTCAGTCTCTGAAGAAGTACGTCAAGGCCAACAACACCTTGAACGTTTCGGACAACATGTTCgattctctcttcaacaaggccctcaaggccGGTGTTGAGAAGGGCATCTTTGCCCAGCCCAAGGGCCCCTCGGGAGGcaccaagctggccaagaagaagcccgaggccaagaaggctgccgctcccaagaaggagaaggacgCCACTGCTAAGAAGGCCACTACcaccaagaaggccgccgcccccaagaaggccaaggagggcgccgagaagaaggaaaagaaggagaagaaggagggtgctgccaccaagaaggctgctgctcccaagaaggccaccgccaccgctaagaagaccaaggaggCTCCCGCCAAG CCCGAGAAGCCTGAGACCGTTCTGACCAAGACCAAGTCCGGCCGTGTTGCCAAGGCCCAGAAGCCCGCTGCCACCAAGAAGGCCGCACcaaagaaggctgctgctcccaagaaggagaaggctgctgctgccgctcccgcagccgccgctgccaccaAGGCGTAA